CTGCAGTTATAAACGGCCAATAGCAGACAGCTGAAAAATTCAGCATAACAAGCTTGCCTTGTGCTGTCCAACGCTTTAGCAGTGCCGGCAAGAATGGGGGTTTTTAAATTTTGCTTTAAGGGAATCAAGTTAGAAGTAGCAGAAGGAGGAAGTAAATGGAATGCTGGATCAATCGATTGAGTCAAAACCCCGGTTAAAAATTTTTATGGATTATGAAAACCTTGCAAGCACATTTCCTGAACACACCGGCAAGGAAGTACGGTATGTGAATTTTTTCGAGCGCTTACGGAATGAATTAAGCAGCCAATTCACCATCGTTTCAATAAAAGGCTATGCCAATTTCGACAGCCCCTTTTTCCAATCACAGCGGGAACAGGGCTGGCTCACATCGTGCGGGGTTGAACCGCTTCATTGCTCTGTCGGGGCAAAAAGCACAACGGATGTGAAAATCACCATCGACGTCATGAAAGAGCTCGCCCGCCCGACGGCTGATGTCCTTGGAATCATCAGCAACGACCGGGATTTCGCCCCTCTTCTGCAGGAGATCCGAAATGCAGGCAAACAGGCACTGCTGATCTGCACAAGCGGCGGAACCAATGAGGCGTTACCAAAATACGCCGATGCGACGCTTGACTTGGAAAAACTGTTCGGCAATAAAGAAGCGTCATTCTCCCAGCAAGTATTGGAAGAAGCGGAAACCATTTCCTATACAATAGAAGAAGCAAATGAAACGGAAGAAATGCTGCTGTTTCTGCAGGGCAGCTCGCTATACAAAAAAGCGAAAATCCAAAACATCCGAATCGGACTGAAAGGATTCGCCGTCTTCTGCCAGAACAGCGGGAAATGGAAATTCTCCCGGGTGATTCACCTCGTGAAAGTGGCTCATCGGCGCGGCTTGCTGCAGCTCGTCCCGTCGGATTCCGATGACGATCTGTTCTTCGCGAATTTAAAAGATGCACGGCCTACTATTGCGAATTAAATCCGTTGATAAATAAATATAGCCTAAAAGCAGGTGGACTTGTTTCTTTATCGGAACAAAGTTGGAACAAAAACTTAAAATCCCTTAAACACAGATTAAGTGAGACTTTTTACAGGCCTCCTCAATGTTTAAGGGATTTAACTTTTTTTATTTTGCCTGCTTCGAAAGTTTATGGCTACTGTGTTTCTGATAATCAGGAAATCCAATTTCCAATCTTTTCATTTACTCTCCTAGTTGAATATAACCTCCTGGTCCAAGCGGTAATCCTAACATATACCAAACAGCGAATAAGAGAATCCATGTCACTGCGAAAGCGATGGAATAAGGAAGCAAAGCGGACATGAACGTACCAATTCCCATTTTCTTATCGTACTTTTTCGCAAAAGTTAAGGCAATGGCAAAATAAGCGAGCATTGGCGTAATGGGATTGGTAATGGAATCCCCGATCCGGTATGCCAATTGTGTAAATGCCGGGCTATAACCCAAAATCATGAACATCGGAACGAACACAGGCGCTAAAATCGCCCATTTTGCAGAAGCGCTGGCGACCATCAAATTGATTAGCGCTGCCACAATGATAAAGCCGATTAAGAGCGGTAGACCAGTTAAACCAATTCCTTGCAATAAGTCTGCACCGGCAATGGCAGTAATCGGTCCAAGGTTACTCCAGTTAAAGAATGCGATCATCTGGGCGGCTACGAAGGCAATGACGATATATGTACCCATCGTTGACATGGATTTTGATAAATGATCAGCAACATCTTTAGTAGAGGTAAGTTCTTTCGTGACAAACCCGTAAACTAAAGCCGGCACCAAGAAGAAAATCATCATTAATGGGACTAAAGCAGTCATGAATGGTGAAACTGTCAGTGAACCAGTTTCCGGGTCACGCAGCAATGCATCTTCCGGAAGTGTTAACAACAACACAATCGCTGTCAATACTGCCAGCGAAATACCTGCCCACAGCAATCCCTTCTTCTCAAGCTTGGTCGCAGGGTCCATCTGCTCCACTTCACCGTCGTATGCGCCCAGTCGCGGTTCAACAATTTTGGTGGTTACGAGAACAGCCACCGGCACAAGGACGATACATGAAATCGCCAAGAAGTAATAATTCATTGCCGGATTTGCGACATAGTCCGGTTCAATAATATTCGCTCCGATTTGTGTAAAGCCTGCAATAAGTGGGTCAAGCATACTTAGAATCAAGTTAGCACTGAAACCACCAGCAACGGAAGCATAAGCTGCGGCCAATCCGGCAATCGGATGTCTGCCCAAAGCAACGAAAATCATCGCAACTATCGGAGGCAACACGACCATTGCGGCATCTGCCGCGGCATTCCCCAACATTGCTACGAGTACAATGGTCGGAAGGATCAATTTTTTTGGCGCTGCCAAAATGGTCGCCTTCATAAATGAAGTGATCAATCCTGTAGATTCAGCTACCCCTACACCCAACATGACAACAAGTACAAGACCGAGTGGCGGGAAACTGGTAAAGTTCGTGACCAAATTCGTTAAAATCATTACGAGTCCGGCACCATTCAATAGATTGACCACTTCAATCGTTTCACCGGTTCCCGGATTTACAGCAGATGTTCCTAACGCTCCAAATACGGCAGAGGCTACTAAAATGAGGCCAGCGATAATCACGAATAAGAAGACTGGGTCTGGAAGTTTATTGCCGTATTTCTCAATGAAGTCCAAAAACTTATCAAAAAATCCTTTTTTCTTCGGTTTCACTTTTAAGGGTATTTCTGTTGTTGTACTCATCTCGTTCCCCCTATGAATAATTTTGCCTGACTTCTTATCTCTCTGATTAAACGAATCTCTGGTCTTCTCCTGTTTTTCCACCCTCCCAATTTTTCGTAATTTTCTTTTTATTAATTATATACATGGCTCCCGCTGTATACAATCCCAGTTTTTAAATTTTTCTGAATAAATTAAATCAAAAAAACATCAGCAGCATACTCAATACTTCTAACGAAGGCAGCGATATTTGCTTTCTTACCAAAAAGCCCTCCGAACATTGTGTAAGTTCCCTAACCATTAAATTGGCAATTTTAGAAAGTTCGATAATCATGTTAAGATACTGTTAACTGACTTTTCAGGAGGGATTCACGTGACCAACACAAAACAACGTCCGCTCCGGAGCGAAGTGCCGGAGGAACAGAAATGGGATTTACGTGCTATTTTTCAGTCGAGGGACGAATGGGAAAAGGAATTAACCGCGATTCAGGGGGATACGTCAACGGTAACGAAATTCAAAGGCAAACTTGATGAAAATGCGAAAACGCTCCTTGATTGCCTGGAAGCTAAAGAACAATTACTGCAGCGGTTGAATCTGGTGACAATGTATGCAAACTTGCGCCAGGCCATGGATAATACAGATGCCACCCGGCAAAAGGATTCCCAGCGGGCCAGCCAGACGGATGCTTCCGTGAAAGCTTCCCTGGCGTTCGTTGAGGCGGAAACCATTTCACTGCCTGAAGAAACACTGGATCGGTTTATGGAAGAAGAAAAAGAACTTCAGTCATTCCGGAAGTATTTGCGAGATTTGCAGGCGCGCAAACCCTATACGCTCACTGAGGAAACAGAAGAAACACTTGCAGCGCTCGGTTCCTTATTCAATGCGCCGTATACGATTTATAATCGCGGGAAGCTGTCAGATATGGAGTTCGAACCGTTCGCCGATGAAGAAGGAAACGAGGTGCCACTGTCTTTCGGCGCCTATGCCAGCAATTTCAGCACATCGCCTTCCAAAACGGTCCGCCGGAATGCGTATAAAGCATTCAACAAAGGACTTGAACGGTATAAGCACACGTTTGCGGCTACCTATGCCACGCAAGTAAATCATGAAGTGACGACTGCCCGCCTTCGGGGCTATGACTCAGCGACCGATATGCTGCTGCAGGGACAGCGGGTAACAGACGAAATGTATCATAATCAGCTGGATGTCATTCAACAGGAACTGGCTCCGCATATGCGAAAATACGCGGAGCTGAAGCGCCGGGTACTCGGGCTCGAGACGATGACATTCGCGGATTTGAAAGCGCCGCTTGATCCGGATTTCGAAATCGAGATGGATTTTGAAGAAGCGGCGGATACGGTAGAAAAGGCGCTGGACATCATGGGAGCAGATTACAGCGACATGATCAAGACCGCCATCGCGGAAGGCTGGGTGGATTATGCGGATAATGTCGGCAAATCAACCGGAGCTTCCTGTTCAAGTCCGTATGGTGCCCACCCCTACGTCATGATGACGTGGCCCGGGACGATGCGCGGGGCATTTACGCTTGCCCATGAACTTGGACACGGTGGCCACTTCTATTTTGCTGAAAAAAATCAGCGCATGACGAACGCCCGGCCGTCCCGATACTTCATTGAAGCGCCGTCAACGATGAATGAAATGCTGCTCGGCAACTACCTGCTGTCCAATACTGACGACAAACGGAAAAGACGCTGGCTCATTCTGCAATTACTCGGCACGTATTACCATAATTTCGTCACCCATTTGCTTGAAGGCGAATACCAGCGCCGGATATATGCAACTGCCGAGAAAGGTGAACCACTCACTGCAAGTGTTTTCTCGGAAGTCACCCAGCAAGTGCTGAAGGACTTCTGGGGAGATG
Above is a genomic segment from Planococcus lenghuensis containing:
- a CDS encoding NYN domain-containing protein, which encodes MLDQSIESKPRLKIFMDYENLASTFPEHTGKEVRYVNFFERLRNELSSQFTIVSIKGYANFDSPFFQSQREQGWLTSCGVEPLHCSVGAKSTTDVKITIDVMKELARPTADVLGIISNDRDFAPLLQEIRNAGKQALLICTSGGTNEALPKYADATLDLEKLFGNKEASFSQQVLEEAETISYTIEEANETEEMLLFLQGSSLYKKAKIQNIRIGLKGFAVFCQNSGKWKFSRVIHLVKVAHRRGLLQLVPSDSDDDLFFANLKDARPTIAN
- a CDS encoding AbgT family transporter; the encoded protein is MSTTTEIPLKVKPKKKGFFDKFLDFIEKYGNKLPDPVFLFVIIAGLILVASAVFGALGTSAVNPGTGETIEVVNLLNGAGLVMILTNLVTNFTSFPPLGLVLVVMLGVGVAESTGLITSFMKATILAAPKKLILPTIVLVAMLGNAAADAAMVVLPPIVAMIFVALGRHPIAGLAAAYASVAGGFSANLILSMLDPLIAGFTQIGANIIEPDYVANPAMNYYFLAISCIVLVPVAVLVTTKIVEPRLGAYDGEVEQMDPATKLEKKGLLWAGISLAVLTAIVLLLTLPEDALLRDPETGSLTVSPFMTALVPLMMIFFLVPALVYGFVTKELTSTKDVADHLSKSMSTMGTYIVIAFVAAQMIAFFNWSNLGPITAIAGADLLQGIGLTGLPLLIGFIIVAALINLMVASASAKWAILAPVFVPMFMILGYSPAFTQLAYRIGDSITNPITPMLAYFAIALTFAKKYDKKMGIGTFMSALLPYSIAFAVTWILLFAVWYMLGLPLGPGGYIQLGE
- the pepF gene encoding oligoendopeptidase F, which encodes MTNTKQRPLRSEVPEEQKWDLRAIFQSRDEWEKELTAIQGDTSTVTKFKGKLDENAKTLLDCLEAKEQLLQRLNLVTMYANLRQAMDNTDATRQKDSQRASQTDASVKASLAFVEAETISLPEETLDRFMEEEKELQSFRKYLRDLQARKPYTLTEETEETLAALGSLFNAPYTIYNRGKLSDMEFEPFADEEGNEVPLSFGAYASNFSTSPSKTVRRNAYKAFNKGLERYKHTFAATYATQVNHEVTTARLRGYDSATDMLLQGQRVTDEMYHNQLDVIQQELAPHMRKYAELKRRVLGLETMTFADLKAPLDPDFEIEMDFEEAADTVEKALDIMGADYSDMIKTAIAEGWVDYADNVGKSTGASCSSPYGAHPYVMMTWPGTMRGAFTLAHELGHGGHFYFAEKNQRMTNARPSRYFIEAPSTMNEMLLGNYLLSNTDDKRKRRWLILQLLGTYYHNFVTHLLEGEYQRRIYATAEKGEPLTASVFSEVTQQVLKDFWGDAVEIDEGAGLVWMHQPHYYMGLYPYTYSAGLTVSTIASKAIFDEGQPAVERWLDVLKTGGTLDPLELIKKAGIDMSEPKPIRRAVAHVGSLIDELAESYD